In one window of Oncorhynchus kisutch isolate 150728-3 linkage group LG16, Okis_V2, whole genome shotgun sequence DNA:
- the trmt10a gene encoding tRNA methyltransferase 10 homolog A translates to MSSDTVKDLIPSQENNVATENKDAHIGNNGGTEILSKNQRKKLLRHQKWEEERNLRKQKRKEKRQKRSLERKTQGEEGGEFVAGRKRLRKEVKPSSPLRLVIDCSFDNLMMFKDVRKLHKQIQRCYAVNRRAVHPVQFYLTSLGGQLKQNMDKTDEGWVNWKDITVKAEAYHEVVAKEQLVYLTSDSPNVLTELDDTKAYVIGGLVDHNHHKGITFERAQELGIDHAQLPLNSFVKMNSRKVLAVNHVFEIMLVYLEKRDWQEAFFTVLPLRKGATPLGQEGTATEEKEEEEDSDRDSDTAETVIQNTQDQQEKGQGGQDTLQLKEAPKEQTAA, encoded by the exons ATGTCCAGCGACACTGTCAAAGATTTGATACCGTCCCAGGAGAACAATGTTGCCACTGAGAATAAGGATGCACATATCGGTAATAACGGAGGAACAGAGATTCTCTCAAAAAACCAGAGGAAGAAGCTTTTGAGGCATCAGAAATGGGAGGAGGAAAGGAACCTTCGCAA GCAGAAGCGGAAGGagaagaggcagaagaggagCCTTGAGAGGAAGAcccagggggaggagggaggggagtttGTGGCTGGCCGGAAGCGTTTGAGGAAAGAGGTGAAGCCCAGCAGCCCCCTGAGACTGGTGATAGACTGCAGCTTCGACAACCTCATGATGTTTAAG GATGTTAGGAAGCTTCATAAGCAAATCCAGAGATGCTATGCAGTGAACAGACGAGCGGTGCACCCTGTTCAG tTTTATCTAACCAGCCTTGGTGGACAGCTGAAGCAAAACATGGATAAGACCGATGAAGGATGGGTTAACTGGAAG GATATAACGGTGAAAGCAGAGGCGTACCACGAGGTGGTTGCCAAGGAGCAGCTAGTTTACCTGACCTCTGACTCTCCCAACGTTCTGACGGAGCTGGACGATACCAAGGCCTACGTCATCGGAGGCCTGGTGGATCACAACCACCACAAG GGTATCACCTTTGAGCGGGCTCAGGAGCTGGGGATCGACCACGCACAGCTCCCGCTGAACAGCTTCGTCAAGATGAACAGCCGCAAAGTGCTGGCGGTCAACCACG TGTTTGAGATCATGCTGGTGTACTTGGAGAAGAGGGATTGGCAGGAGGCCTTCTTCACCGTCTTGCCTCTAAGGAAAGGGGCCACTCCCCTGGGCCAAGAGGGAACAGCGacggaagagaaggaggaagaggaggattctGACAGAGACTCAGACACAGCAGAGACAGTCATACAGAACACACAGGACCAACAGGAgaaaggacagggaggacaggacacacTGCAGTTGAAAGAGGCTCCCAAAGAGCAGACTGCAGCATAG